In Rhodamnia argentea isolate NSW1041297 chromosome 5, ASM2092103v1, whole genome shotgun sequence, the DNA window AAGATTAGATTAGACTTTTTTTGGGAttggctgggtatattaattttggggttgCTGGGTAtgtgacttaagtatatatatttttggtagatttgaattttaatccctaatttattgaaaatatttaaaattgacacGTCGGAATAGTGTGTCGGGATGTTAGATTCTCGTGTCGCTGGCATTTCCGAAATGCTAATCACATATCGAATGTCCGACATCTGTTGATCACGTGTTAGTTGTCCAACACGACATGGCTTTCAGAGAGTGTCCGTGCTTCTTAGTTGTACATTTACTTACCAGAACTCACACAAATTGTTTTTTAATAGGTTGCGCACTCAAATCAAAGACTTCAGACTGGGTTGAAGGAATTGACCTTAGAGGCATCATTCTGGTGCAGCCATTTTTCATGGGCAACGAACCGCTCGGCGCCGAGAGAACCGACCATGCGACCCGGTCCTTGCTCGTCGGGCTGTGGCACTTGGCGTGCCCGTCAGCCACGGACGGGTGCGACGACCCGCGAATCAACCCGGAGAAGGATCCGAGGCTCTCGAGCATGGGCTGCGCTCGAGTCCTCATCTTCATCGCGGAGAAGGACGTGCAGAGGGAGCGAGAGTGGCTTTATCGGGACTTGCTGGCGAAGAGCGGATGGGAAGGAAAGGTGGAGGTGATGGAGGCGAAAGGAGAGGGTCACCAGTTTCATCTGTTCAATCCAACAAGCGATAATGCAGCGAGTCTGATGAGACGATTTGTGTCTTTCCTGAAGGAGAACGAAATTTGATTGGTATGGCGATTGCTTGTGGTGTTAaataaaagtcataaataaggtgtgtgtgtgtgtacacTAAACACACTAATGCTCAACTAATTGAAACAATTGCTGCCATGTTGATTTTTTGCATGTTTGGATATAGCAGTAGGCAAAAACATTATGGTTAGGCGATAAATACTACTTTTCCCCTCCGCGAGGGGACGATCTGTGAACCCCCACTTTTTATATATCAGGCTAGCCCATTGTCGTGAATGTGTATTCAGCGTCGACCATCCTacgtgttgacacctaaattttgatttttattaaatcattcatttcaagcataaaatgagaattagttatagttctcaccaaaaattaattccccatgcattgcatatttatttttcatcagTCATGTATTATTGCAGAGTTGAGTCAATAGAGCTTAATTGAACATAGCGATTGGACCAAACTTAGTCTGAAATTTTCGACTAAGGCAAGGGagtgtgccgaaaattctaagagagcttgaacctattttcaagtttaattcaGCTCACTTTGCTCGCCTAAttgttaaaggcttttaattaattattcatttaattaactaaagcccaatttgagcccgaGAATGCACAATCAAGCCCGCAATAGCATGAAATTGGGCTAGCCCATGACAATCCCTCGTGTGGCCAAAACtattgaggagttttaatgagatcggactctCGAAAATTAGACTTTTTAGTCCGACGGTCGATGATGAGTCATATTTCAACTAGGACTAGAAAACccttagtctataaatagagtgCTAAGCCTAGGGTTTAGGGGGAGGCCAATTCATTGTCAAACACGGCACTTTTTGAGGTTTGGGGGCCAATCATTTGAATATACGGCCATAGGCAATTGGAGATTCAAGGAACAAGGAGAGAGCTTCAGAAACTAATGGAGAATTCGTGTTCTCCACGGTGAGATTAGAGAAAAGAAAGTGGTTGGGTGTTTCCAtcgttaaaaaaattcattacgCAATTCCGAAGGTGCCAATTacaaagagagaggaaagggacaagggaaaagggaaagtgATCCTTCATCATTATCACGTTATTCCAATTCCTCTattgttttgcattttctcactTTCTTTTAGGTTCCCTTTGAGGATTCCACTTGCAGCTTAATTGAGGTTAATATTATTTTGTAGGTGTGCTGGAGACCAACCACGACCACATGGGGTGCTCTGGGTTGTGATTGCTTGAAAGAGCAAACAAAATAGAAGAGGCCACATTATTGGGAATCACGGCAGAGAAGAGGACCAAGTCTGGGCGGTTGATCGTGAATTCGGAAGCTCACTACTGTCCCTCTTGTGGTTTGCCTCTTTGAAAATCCTTGGTGATCTGTAGTTTTTTCCATGAATAAACGAGTTCAACAAGTCCACGCTTCCATGGTCAAGATCAGGTGGTATCCTTGCTTCCCTGAAGTTTACGGTCAAAGAAAGCAATTGGGGTTGCCGCTATCCAAGCTTAAATTCTATGCGATTATTGCAAGTTTTCTGTCCAGCAGCTTCCGCGCCACTGTTCGGCTCTGCTCAGGGCTGATTTAGCATCGCTGTTGCTTGGAATTCAGCGACTAACTTGCTTGCTATTTGGTGCTAGATTGCCTTACTGTTTAGAGCCCGAATTCAGCTCAAAAGGAGCAAGTTTTTTGCGACTAATTGAGGTATATTCGAAGCTGGTGGTTGTGAATAACGAGCATACGAGTTTACGGCAATTCGGAGTTGATTTTGAAGCTGTTCATCATTGTTTTAACTGATGTCCATCCCAAAAACAGCAGCTGTTTTGCCCAGTTTATTACTGTTTTGTGCAGATTTTTGTCTCACTGTTCGGGGACAATTACTTCATTGTCTCGCGCAAAAAGTTTGCTATTCGGTGCTGGATTGTAGGTGTATTCATGCTCGAAGTTGCTGTTGCAAAACAAGCCTTTACGAAAGCACAAAAACCGCCCTTGGCGAAGCTCCTAGGTAGCCGATCAGTCCACTTTTCGAGCTTGGTACGCAATCTTTGAACAAAGTTCGAATTAGGAAATTGCAatcgcaagataaggtaaaattctacCCCTTGAATGCTAAGATTAtcttgttttcctaatttgatttgtttgaaTTATTTGAGCATATCTACGAGGATTTAATTGCCTAATctgaattggataatatctatGTTGTGGTTAATCCTTTTGCTCTAGATAATTATCTGAAGCTCATTGAATCAATTGAATTAAACTTATCTGTTGGCTATTTGATTTTATCATTATGTTGCAGATGAGGTTTAATAAACTGAACTTTATCTAATCTTTGAATACATTTGAATTGGATAAAATCATATTTGCTACGGATAATTCTCGGCTTTGAATGTTTATCTTTAACATGTGAGTTAGTTGGATGCCTTGTCTGATCTTATCTTTTGAGGTTTGAATGGATATCTAATCTTAAGGATAAGGTTTGAGTTCAAATAGACAAcatctgattcttttttttttttttttttgagaattatctgaaattaaaatttcaaatcctaaagataattttctcaaattaaagttggatcaattttggatgaggaaaggtgggccTTCACTCGATAATTTCGGCAACCCCTCTTAGATATGTGTATACACTAAACACACTAATGATCAACTAATTGAAACAATTGCTGACATGTTGATTTTTTGCATGTTTGGATATAGCAGTAGGCAAAAACATTATGGTTAGGCGACAAATAGTACTTTTCCCCTCTGGGAGGGGATGATATGTTAACCCCCACTTTTTATATATCAGGCTAGCCCATTGTCGTGACAGTGTATTCAGCGTCGACCGTCCTATGTgactaaattataaaaaaggaaaaatgctaTTTTGACGATATGTCGGGAACAGTACGGTCTtaatcgtagatccacacatcatTTTCGCTtgttttgtataaaacactcattgattggaagatcgtgtggtcataAATAAGTGACAGTGTTGTCATATCGGCAAGCTAACAGTTCCTTTTAAATACaacaaaaattatctacgtcggtaCCGGCTATGCCCGTGGGACAATCAACGTTAAATACACCATCATGACAGCAATTTCCCAGTTAAAGTTTGTCAGAAtgataactaaattggcaagtaaATCGTAAAAAGTTTTTAGCTACATCAGTAAatcgtaaaaaaatttaagactaaattggcatgtcATAAAAAGGTTTTGGAGTAacttgacacaattaaaatgtttgggactgaattggttGCCGGACAATAGAAGTAACTTTGATAcaattcctaaatattttgataatttatcaatgttGTCATTCTTACTAATtgtccaaataataggtttatgattaaattgacaaaaggtttaggaataaattaacataattgaaaggtcttGAACCGAACTGGccgccgtacaatagatttatggcttTTAAGACCATTATGCCCTTAAAATGGTATTTTCATTCACCTCATGTGTCTAATCTATAGTCTAGTCCTTGGTGATGAAATCAACCATCTTCTTGAACAATTGCTCAGCACTCTCGCTCTTGTTAAACACGTGAAAGCAATGTCCCTCATCCTTAGCCTCCTCAAGCTCCGCTGTCCCCTTCCACGCGCTCCCGCACAGCGTCTCGTAGTACTCCACCCCTCTATCCCTCAGCGAATCCTTCTCCGCCACGCACACCAGCACCTTCTCGCACGCCATCTTCGGCAGGTCTGGGTCGACGGCCGGGTTCAGCTTCGGGTCGTCGTTGCGCCCAGAGCTCGTCGGGCACATGAACTTGTACATCTCGTTCGTCTCTCTCCCGCCGAAAAACGGGTGCACTACCAGCATGCCCTTGATCCTGATGCCCGTCAATCCAGTCGCGCCGGCTCGGACTGCCATGTACTGGCCTATGTTGGCTCCGGCGCTCTCCCCCCCTATGAAGACCCGCCCGAGATCCGCATACTGGTTCAGCCATGGTTCCGGGCCGGATCCATCCGAGTGGCGTGCGATCCACTTTAGGGCTTCGAATGAGTCCTCGTAAGCGATGGGCAGTGGGTTCTCCGGGGCCAACCTTCAATTATGGGTAGTGATTATAACTTCTGTTAGCACATGGCTATAACTACATATATCACATCCCTGTTTAGTATAATATTACCCGGTAAAATTCAACGATGGTTACTAAACTTTAATAGATTTTGCAAACTAAGATATTGGATTTTGATTTGAATTAtaccattttccctttttatcttTCTACAATTCATCCCTTTTGACAAGAACCCGACCAATATTTCAATAAGATGCTGACAACGCGGGCACATGACATTGACATGTGTCTaaaattggtcatttttccaTAATGTCGGCACTTACAGCGGAAAATACACTTCCTAAAAATTAGCCTAATTCCGATCAAAGTGCATCAACTGCAAAAATCATGAAAACTTAATGAATTTAATGATTGTTATCGATGTTCATTGACTTGGACACCAATATTTCCTGGGCCAAATCCCATTGCCAATTACATCTATCCCCAATTGAAGGTTTTACTTCTACAAGCAGTCGTTACGAGgcagaaaagtcaaaatttctACGATTTTTTTAGATGCGATTCCTAACAATGCCCATGAAAGTAACCTAAAGCAAGCTTCAAGGTTGATTTATAAAAAATCACAAGTCGTTATTTCGGTGATACATTTACCTCGAACTTATTTCCGTCTaacaaaaatatcaaatcgATATCCTCAAAACCCATgacaaattaattaaaagtaattttcgtCTCACAATAAATATCAAACCAACACCCTTGACCCAAATCTACCCTTCCTTAAAATGCATACTTATCAACAGACATGAATTTTCCACGTTGATTCTGTCGTTTTCCGCATTTTATCTTCTTGCAATTGTTTACGACTTGTGATCACACATATGTATTTTAACTAGATTTTAGACAAAATGCTAACAAAATGTAGATTTGGATTGGGGTACCAGTTTGGTTTTTATATTAGACGAAGATTAGTTTGAGATCAATGTGTCATGGGTATCAAGTACATGATAAATATGTCATTGAAATattgatttagaatttttgtaaGATGAAAATTGGCTTGAAGTAAATCTATTATGTGGtgatagtttaagatttttaatggtattaacaAATTCTAGAATTCAtatatttcgcgaaaaatgaataatttggagaggaaacctgcaaaaaaagatttttttttgccaccGCTCTACTTAAAAATTGTTGTTTGTGGCGGCCCGCCTGTCATGGGCTATTGTACATTCTCATGCATGTTCAAAAATTTATCACGTTATTCCAAGATCGGTTGGCTCCTATATTTCTTAAGTATGTTTAGCTTTCTTCAAATTCTAAGAAATGAACAAACAAGAATGTACTAAATGGCATGCTCCATATGAActtaagggtgcatttgtttcacgacAAAATAAGTGaattccaaaatatttttctaaaaacaaatatttttatcatttgaaataattagttaataaaaaatgttaTTAGTATCGACAACATTTTATGTCTAATCATTTTCATAGAcgacgaaaataaatttcattaattcatttttgtatgcaatataagttatcatttttgaaaggttatttttcatatcattcattttttcgtgaaaaatgcaCCCTAAAAGTAAAGTTTCGGATCtttcacaaaaagaagaagaagataaaagtaTTGTTCtatttgtttcaagaaaaatgaaggacttgaaaaatattttaccaaaAACAAAGTTGTATCACTcacaaaaatgaaggaaaattacaaaaaaaaaatcataaatttattgcaattatgttaattcagttctaaaccttttttttttttctaaatcaatactaaacatattgcaattatgtcaattcagcccCTTTAGATACTTTTAAGATGCGTTGGTGTGGTGGAAgatgaataatttgaatttttttttacaaaaaaacgatcgcttgtatcacttagaaaatttgttaaagaaaaaattagcaatttatgtctaaatattttcgtggatgatgaaagtatttttcgttgattcattttttaaaagaattaccaaaaaaatcatatttttttccaattcagttcatttgagcAACCTGTGCttacgtggaaatttttttaattttttcaaatatttttaattattctttttgtcttttttcgtttcttccttttttggggtttgggccAATCGCCGGCCTTGGGCAAGGGCTCCCAACCCTCGCCCAGCGGCCGACGAGGGTTCGCGGGTCCTCAGACGATGGTCGGTAGCGAGTCGCTAACctaaacccaaaagaaaaaaaaaataaaagaaaaaagacagaaacaaattttattaaaatatgtcACATCGGCGCCAACCAACCAAacggattaaattagcaaaaaaaattatgacttttttggtaattcttttcaaaaataaattaatgaaaaatactttcatcgtCCATGataatatttagacataaaaatataaattttttgctaattttttctttaactgattattttaagtaatataaatgatcatttaaaaaaaattaaattattcatttttcttgaaacaaaggCACCCTAAAAAGTACCCTAAACTTCTAATTACCACGAGTTTGAGATAGTCAACGAAAGTAACAACTGCTAAGAAAACGGGgctgcagaaaaaaaaaaaaagagaagagtttCTTCAATCCCCAGTAAGTGTAGAAATATTCTCTAACACATCACCCGTTGGATGAGCGACGCGTGCGTTTGTAATTGATTTTCAACGTAAATTTTTCCACATATTAACCATCCAACAGTAaatccataatttttttatttatattgacAGCAAAGCAAAcctaataaaaatcataaatgttattcctttttcattagtataattaaaaaaattagaccAAAactcgaaattaaaaaaaaaaaaaaaactcaaatgatCATTTGAGTTGTAGAGAGTAAAGAGTGATCGCATCCTTAATAATACTAATATTTTAAGAATGCATCGTAGTTCACCCGGACGGGGGTACCTGTATCCGACGGAAATGGCGACGACCTGGGCCCGGGTCACCATCTTGGAGAGAATATCGTCCACGATCGTATCGAACGGCGACCCCGCGCAGAACCCGCCGCCGTGGTAGTGGACGAGGAGAGGCAGCTTCCGGTGCGGGCCATCGATCTTCCGGGCGAAAATCCGGGCCGACACACCGGTCTCGGGCGAGACGACGACGTCCTTGGACTCGATCCCCGTTGACGGATCGAGCCCTGCGGGGACGGGGTGGACGTTATCGGACGGCTTGTATCTCTCCACGCGTCCGCCCCGGTGGACTCTAAAGAAGGGACGGAAATCGTGTGCTATCTCCGATGCGCCTGAGTCCATTTTTCCCTGTTTTGCTTGTGTTGCGAGAACGCTGTGAAACTGAGagtgtgaaagagagagagagagagagagagaggaaggagatgACAAAGAGGAAGTTCTACGCCGGGGGAGCTgctaaaacggtgtcgtttccGTGGGCGGAGCGTTTTGGTTGGGGACGTTGAAGTTGATCGTATTTAAAAGGGGGAGCAGTTGTTCCAATTAGCTATGAAAATGGATGGGTAGGGCCGGATTTGGGTGAAATACAAAATAACCCATCGTAATTGCACGAAATTGTAAATTTTTACGAAACCGCAAGACGGGTCTTTTCATATTAATATTGCCATTCGAATTCAACAGTCAATTTGTTTTTATCCTTCAAGTCCggtcgcctttttttttttttttttgcattgtcgggaaattttactatttttggaTGCCAATTACACATCTTCAAATTATAAATTGCAAGCATTCTAACGCAACAAAAATTGATCGATCAAATGTCGGATGAGGAAGTGACCGCCGGTCAAATTCCGATGAACCTTTTAGATACTTGAAAATGGTCTCAAGGTCCAAAATCATACCTAAGAGTTGAATAAAGCTTTCTAGATTGAACTAGGTTCCGCCCAAATTGAAACGTTTAACTAATATCGACCTATTTTTATGTATTCAATTTCGAAAGTCCATAGCTGACCCGATTTGAATCGAGCAGATGCTCCCATCTAATTCGGGCTCCAGTTCCTATCAATTTTTCAccttaaatattaaaaatggcATGCATAAGATCCATTAGTTAATTGGATGAAGATCGAATCTCTACTCGACCACTTTTTCAGTGGAACTAAACTTCGATCTGAACTACTGGCAATTTAAAATCCTACGTAGTGTCCGCACATCTTACCACGTTGCATATTTAAAGGCCATGGATAGAATCGTGACGAAAGATGTTTTTGACTCACTCATATAAATTTAGAGCATtgattagattaaaaaaaaaagtttggcatATCAATTTCTTAttgaaaaaagtttataattttttatgagattttcGGATGTCAAATACACATCTCGAAATCATAGAGCAAGCATTCTGACGCAACAAAAATCCGATCGATCAAATGTCGGATGAGGAATTAAATGTCGATCAAACCCCGATGAAACCTTTAGATACTCAAAAAAGGTCTCAAAGCCCAAAATCATACCTCGGGGTCTAGAAATCGGTTTAAACTTTCTAGATTGAAATAGGTTCGACCCAAATGAAACATTTAATCGATATCGATCGACTCAATCTTATTTATTCAATTTCAGTAGTCCATAGTTGACCCGACTCGAATCGAGCACATACACCATCTAATACATGTTCTAGTTCTCAGCAAATTTTCACCTTGAATATGAAAAATGGCATCCATATGATCCaatatttaattaaatgaaGGTCGTGTTAGTATTAAACACATAAACGTAATGAAATAGAGATtaaatgcgaaaaaaaaaattaagacccAAGGTTTATTTTGGTTCATCTATAAACTAAGATTACATCCAACAGATAATTTCACTCCAATTAACATCTTTTACCTCTCTGTTACAATTCTCaactagaaaagaaagaaattatataCTACAGTAGTTGTTCATAGGTCAAAACTCGGACTACTAAAATTATGCgagttca includes these proteins:
- the LOC115737162 gene encoding probable carboxylesterase 5; protein product: MDSGASEIAHDFRPFFRVHRGGRVERYKPSDNVHPVPAGLDPSTGIESKDVVVSPETGVSARIFARKIDGPHRKLPLLVHYHGGGFCAGSPFDTIVDDILSKMVTRAQVVAISVGYRLAPENPLPIAYEDSFEALKWIARHSDGSGPEPWLNQYADLGRVFIGGESAGANIGQYMAVRAGATGLTGIRIKGMLVVHPFFGGRETNEMYKFMCPTSSGRNDDPKLNPAVDPDLPKMACEKVLVCVAEKDSLRDRGVEYYETLCGSAWKGTAELEEAKDEGHCFHVFNKSESAEQLFKKMVDFITKD